AGTGACGGCCGGTGACAACTGGTCTGGCCCGACTCTGATCGCCTGGGGCACCGAGAGCATTAAAGAACTGTCAACCGCTGTCGATGCCTTCATCAAAGATACGGTGAAGAAGAATCCGAAGGCGGCTGACAAGCTGAAGGTGAAGACGGCTGTTGTTGATGGTCAGCCTGTCAAGCTTGAAGATGCGATGAAGATGCCGACCCGCCTTGAGGCGATCGGTGAAATCGTCAACGCGATTCTGGCGCCGGCCTCTGCAATCGCAGGAGCCTTGACTGGACCGATCTCGCAAGTTGCTTCGCAGATTCAGACGCTTAGCGAAAAGACCGAGGGTGACGAGGCGACCGCTCCTGCGGAGTCCGCATCGTAAGGATCAGCCAGAGCACTCTTTCGGTGACGAAGGAATCGGCTATTACGCAACACCGCTCAGCTTCAAGCGGGATGCACTTTGATAGAGAAGGGTTGAGAGACAATGAGCGATACGGCATTTGCCGCCGACATCGTCGAATTGGGCGACAAGATCGCCGCTTTGACGATCGTGAAAGCGGTCGAACTGAAGAACTACCTCAAAGACAAATACCAGATCGAACCGGCGGCTGGTGGCGTTGCGATGGTTGCCCCGGCAGCGGCAGCCGCTCCGGCTGAAAAGCCGCCCGAGCAAACCGAATTCACGGTCATCCTGGATAGCTATGATGCTGCCAAGAAGATCGGCGTGATCAAGGTGATCCGCGAAATCACCGGCCTGGGCCTCAAGGAAGCCAAGGACCTGGTCGAAGGCGCACCGAAGCCCGTCAAGGAAAATATCCCCAAGGCCGACGCCGAAAAGATCAAGAAGCAACTCGAAGAAGGTGGCGCGAAAGCGGTCATCAAGTAATTTCGAGTTTCTTCCGAAAAAATCGATTTTCCCAGATAAATCGACTTGTGCGATTTATCTGGGGGAATTATGTTTGGGTATAGGTCTCTGTGGACTCATGGACGGGTCGTGCGCCTACTCCGGGCGAACGCAGATTTCGACTTGCTTTGCGAAGCGAATGGTGACAATGCCTGCCATGCGATTGCCTCGGGTTCGTCTCGCAGCGGTTTGGAACCGAACATCATTCTCCCAAAGCCCCGCGTTTCGGCGATGGGGTTTTTGCTGCGCGCCGTCGTGGAATGCCAACGACCGACTGGTTCAGCCGACTTTGAATTCTCAGCACTCATAGTGGAACTCTACACTCGATGCAAGATCAGATGCCCCTTGGGTTCGGTCTTTGAGCGTCGGGTGTTCTTTGTTTTTGGGAGGAGCACGGTCTCATGCCCATCCCGGCAGTCCGCATTATTCGTCCGGATTCGACTCGAAACTTTGGCCGTGTCGGCGATGCAGTGGATGTCCCACCGCTAACCGACATTCAGACAAAATCGTATGAGCGATTTTTGCAACTGGATATCCCGGCAGAACAACGGACGCCCACCGGCCTTGAAGGGGTGCTGCGTGAAATTTTTCCCATCGAAAGCTACGATAAGAAGCATTCGCTGGAATACATCCGTTATGAACTGGGTAAGCCGCGCTACGACCCGGATGAATGTCGCCAATTGCGCTTGACCTACGGTCGTCCATTCAAGGTGTGGCTGCGGCTGCGCAAAGAACAGCCGATCGAAGAAGAAGTCTACCTGGGCGACATGCCGATCATGATCGGTGGTGGCGAATTCATCATCAACGGTGCCGAACGGGTGGTGGTTAGCCAGCTGCACCGTTCGCCGGGTGTTGACTTCGTCATGGAAATTGAGGCCGACAAGAAGTTGCACTCGTGCCGGATTATCCCCGAGCGTGGCTCGTGGATCGAAATCAATGCGACGAAGAAAGATACCTTCGGTGTCCGCATTGACCAATCGGGTAAGTTCTCGGCCATGACCCTGTTGCGGGCGATGGATCCGAAGTACTCGTCGTCGGCAGCGTTGTTGCGCGAGTTTCATACGGTTGAGACCGTGGATCTCAATGCTTCGGATGCTCGGAGCCGACTGGTTGGCGACCCGGAACTGAACGTTCCGCCGATGATCGCTGACGATGATATCATCGACCCCGAGACCGGGGAAATTTACCTGAATAGTTGCGATCCGTTCACGCACGATGCGTTTGACCGCATCCGCGCGAGTATGTTGACGGAAGTAACGGCTTTGGCGCCACCCAAGGATCCGATCATCCTCGCCTCGATCGTTGAGGATGGCACGGATTCGCATGAAGCGGCCTTGCTGAAGATCTATTCGCGTCTGCGACCGGGGAACCCGGCCCAGTTGGAAAAGGCGCGGGAACTGTTCAAAGAAAAGTTCCTGGATCAGAACCGCTACCGGTTGGGGAAGGTCGGTCGATTCCGGATCAACCGCAAGTTCGATCAGGACGTTCCCGAAACGGAAATGACCCTGCGTGCGGTCGACTTCGTCAACGCGATCAAGTACCTGCTCGATCTGCGAGCCGGGAAAGGCGATATCGACGACATTGACCACCTGGGCAATCGTCGGTTGCGGACCATTGACGAACTGGCTGCCGATGAACTTCGCAAGGGGTTCTTGAAGCTGCGTCGCACGGTGCAAGACCGGATGTCGATGCGGCCTGAAGAAGAAATGTCGCCGCGTTCGTTGATTAATCCGAAGTCGGTTTCGGCGGCGATCGAATACTTCTTCGGTCGAAGTGAACTGTCGCAGGTGGTTGACCAAACAAACCCATTGGCCCAGTTGACGCACGAACGGCGATTGTCGGCCCTTGGACCGGGTGGTTTGAACCGGAAGCGTGCCGGCTTCGAAGTTCGAGACGTGCATATTTCGCACTACGGTCGGATCTGCCCGATTGAGACGCCCGAAGGGACGAACATCGGTCTGATTTCGAGCCTTTCGATTTTCGCACGAATCGACGATTATGGCTTCTTAATCACGCCGTATCGCAAGTTGCTCGAACGCAAACCGACGGATGAAGTGGTTTGGCTGCGTGCGGATGAAGAAATCAATGCGAAACTGGCCCCGGCGGATGCGCCGACCGAAGGCGATCTCGATCTGCTGAAGGAAGGCCGGATTATCGCCCGCTTCGATGGCGACTTCGGTTCGATTATTTCGGACAAAGTCGAATATATCGACGTTTCGCCAAAACAGATGGTTGGCGTTTCGGCGGGGCTGATTCCGTTCTTGGAACACGACGATGCGAAC
This DNA window, taken from Tuwongella immobilis, encodes the following:
- the rplJ gene encoding 50S ribosomal protein L10, with product MSKKVKQMELDALTKTFAGVRELVLIAPNKVDSALDYTMRKTLREKKIRVQMVKNTLARKVLGGFGVTAGDNWSGPTLIAWGTESIKELSTAVDAFIKDTVKKNPKAADKLKVKTAVVDGQPVKLEDAMKMPTRLEAIGEIVNAILAPASAIAGALTGPISQVASQIQTLSEKTEGDEATAPAESAS
- the rplL gene encoding 50S ribosomal protein L7/L12 translates to MSDTAFAADIVELGDKIAALTIVKAVELKNYLKDKYQIEPAAGGVAMVAPAAAAAPAEKPPEQTEFTVILDSYDAAKKIGVIKVIREITGLGLKEAKDLVEGAPKPVKENIPKADAEKIKKQLEEGGAKAVIK
- the rpoB gene encoding DNA-directed RNA polymerase subunit beta, encoding MPIPAVRIIRPDSTRNFGRVGDAVDVPPLTDIQTKSYERFLQLDIPAEQRTPTGLEGVLREIFPIESYDKKHSLEYIRYELGKPRYDPDECRQLRLTYGRPFKVWLRLRKEQPIEEEVYLGDMPIMIGGGEFIINGAERVVVSQLHRSPGVDFVMEIEADKKLHSCRIIPERGSWIEINATKKDTFGVRIDQSGKFSAMTLLRAMDPKYSSSAALLREFHTVETVDLNASDARSRLVGDPELNVPPMIADDDIIDPETGEIYLNSCDPFTHDAFDRIRASMLTEVTALAPPKDPIILASIVEDGTDSHEAALLKIYSRLRPGNPAQLEKARELFKEKFLDQNRYRLGKVGRFRINRKFDQDVPETEMTLRAVDFVNAIKYLLDLRAGKGDIDDIDHLGNRRLRTIDELAADELRKGFLKLRRTVQDRMSMRPEEEMSPRSLINPKSVSAAIEYFFGRSELSQVVDQTNPLAQLTHERRLSALGPGGLNRKRAGFEVRDVHISHYGRICPIETPEGTNIGLISSLSIFARIDDYGFLITPYRKLLERKPTDEVVWLRADEEINAKLAPADAPTEGDLDLLKEGRIIARFDGDFGSIISDKVEYIDVSPKQMVGVSAGLIPFLEHDDANRALMGSNMQRQAVPLLVPEPPIVATGLEVEVAKHSGMLVRAVEEGVVTYVDANRIKVNDREYVLRKFVGLNERTCQNQKPIVKMGQPVKAGQIIADGAATYQGELALGRNVLVAFMSWEGYNFEDAIIISEKLVKNDTYTSIHIEEFDIEIRETKLGKEEFTRDIPNVSPKALSSLDDHGVVLVGTYVKPGDILVGKVSPKSRAELTPEEKLLHAIFGRAGEDVKNDSLEVPSGIEGIVIDAQRFSRRASMTDDEKKEMDREQRRIEERYTEVVAEQFRAMIGDLEKILDKKELKDAHTGKALMADRDDKTLYDMALAFKYDSLDVRTPEKTEPVRLLVRRHLERIQFHLDEKERKLNSLKRGDELPSGVQQMVKVYVATKRAISVGDKMAGRHGNKGVISKILPEEDMPFLADGTTLDIMLNPLGVPSRMNVGQILETHLGWAAAKLKFKAVTPVFDGASEEEIRLCLKEAGQSETGKSVLYDGRTGDRFEQMVTVGYIYMLKLHHLVDDKVHARATGPYSLITQQPLGGKARFGGQRFGEMEVWALEAYGAAYILQELLTVKSDDVEGRTKIYESMVKGENTLEAGTPASFDVLTHEIRGLGLNMQLEKKRL